A window of Chitinivorax sp. B genomic DNA:
CAACCCCCAAGGCAAGCACACCTAGTCGAAATGTACGACGAATTGATTTAGTTCTCATGTCACTCCCTATCAGATGGACAGCCTGCTTACCAAGCCACGCCAATACAGCAGGCAGGCAGCAGGCCAATTTTGTCAGGTCGCTCCAGGCGCCACTTCATCATTACAGCAATGCAACGACAAAGGTGGCATCAAGCTTCCTCTTGTTTGAGTCGGGTACACCTGTTCCTTGGTCAATGCCAATGTGGATTGCCTGTTTTGCCGGCCCTTCCACACTTGCACCACCTGTAGACAGGCAGCCCGATGGCGATTGCAGCAGGTCAGGCAAAGCTCGGTAATCAGGGCAATCCCACACATCATGCCAACATCCACATCGACACACCCTAAAGACACGGATATGTAAAAGGCATGACCAAGGTAATACAGCATATCGACCATCACATTACATATGAAAAATCACATGCATTGAAATGATCAGGCTGGCAGACTTCATCCACTGCTTGGCATGAATACAACACCCAACCCAGGCCATTCGACAGCAACATCCAGCTGGCAAGATTCACATTCATCCGAATCAATAAAAATCTGTTTCATCTATACTTTTGGAGTAAAGTGATAAAGACATAGGGGCAGCACTGCCATGCCTGGCCCCTTATCATGGCCAGCCGATGTTGTGTCGTCTGCCACGCAACAGGAGACTCCAATCATGGCACTCTCGATCAACAGCAACCAACCGTCGCTGTTTTCGCAGAACAAGCTGAATGACATTCAGCAGTCCCAAGCCAAGACACTTCAGTCGCTCTCTACCGGTAAACGTATCAACAGCGCGGCCACCGACCCGGCAGGGTCAGCCATTGTTGAACAATTTGCCGCACAGATCGCAGGTAATAACCGGGCCAGTGCCAATCTGAACGACGGTATCTCGCTGGCACAAGTAGCCGATGGCGCACTGGAGCAACTGCAATCCAACTCGCAGCGTCTGCGCGAGCTGGCCGTGCAAGCCGGTAACGGCACGTTAAGTGCAGATGATCGCTCGGCACTACAGGCCGAGGCCAATCAATTGACCCAATCCAACGCGTCCATCGTGTCGGATACCAGCTTCAACGGCACACCGCTGCTACAAGGCGGTGCAACCCAGATATTCCAATCTGGGCCCAATGCCAATGACCAGATCGCGGTCACGTCGACCAATCTGGCCAGCGCACCAGGCAGTGGCGGCTTGTACTCCCTGGCGGGCAGTATCGATCTGACCAGCCAGGCAGGTGCCACCCAGTCATTGCAGAATCTGGATACCGACCTGGCCACCCTGTCTCAATCACGCAGCGACTTTGGCGCGGTCAGCAACCGTTTCAGCGCCGCCATCGACAACCTGCAACAAACTTCAGAAAACCTGTCGGCCGCGCGCAGCCGTATTGGTGATACCGACTATGCCTCGGCGACGGCCGATCTGGCCTCACAAAACATTCGCAGCCAAGCCAACCTGGCCACCCAGGCCCAAGCCAACGCACAGCCACGACAAGTGCTCAGCCTGCTAGGCCGCTGAAATCACCCGTCACAACAGCCAGCGCCATGCTGGCTGTGGTGCTGAATACCCATGGTGCCCATGGCATCAACGCAACACTTTTCCACGACATTGTTTCCAAACGGATCACCGCAATTGCCGCTGCCCTTGCCAGCCGATAAACTTAAGCTTTGCAGCCCTCAATAGAGAATCCGTTCATGACCTTACGTTCTTCCATTTCGCTCGCGCTCATCCTTGCAATGGGCCTGACTGCATGTGCCACTGACGAGTACGGCCGGTCACGTCCACTGACCAATACCGAAGCCGGCGCCATCATCGGCGCAGTAGGTGGAGCAGTTGCAGGTGCTGCGATCAATCACAAGAACCGTGGCAAAGGTGCATTGATTGGTGCCGTTGGTGGCGGCCTGGCTGGCGGCCTGGTCGGCAATTACATGGATAGCCAAGCCAAGGACCTGAACAAAGTACTAGCGCCGGAAGTACAACAAGGCAGCATCCAGATCACCAAGGTAGGCGAACACAACCTGCGCGTCACCATGACCAACGCCACCGCCTTCGCCACCAACTCCTATGCCATCAAACCTGGCTTCTACCCAGTGATGGACAAGATTGCCAAGGTATTGAACACC
This region includes:
- a CDS encoding flagellin; the protein is MALSINSNQPSLFSQNKLNDIQQSQAKTLQSLSTGKRINSAATDPAGSAIVEQFAAQIAGNNRASANLNDGISLAQVADGALEQLQSNSQRLRELAVQAGNGTLSADDRSALQAEANQLTQSNASIVSDTSFNGTPLLQGGATQIFQSGPNANDQIAVTSTNLASAPGSGGLYSLAGSIDLTSQAGATQSLQNLDTDLATLSQSRSDFGAVSNRFSAAIDNLQQTSENLSAARSRIGDTDYASATADLASQNIRSQANLATQAQANAQPRQVLSLLGR
- a CDS encoding OmpA family protein, translated to MTLRSSISLALILAMGLTACATDEYGRSRPLTNTEAGAIIGAVGGAVAGAAINHKNRGKGALIGAVGGGLAGGLVGNYMDSQAKDLNKVLAPEVQQGSIQITKVGEHNLRVTMTNATAFATNSYAIKPGFYPVMDKIAKVLNTYGKTTLEIEGHTDNVGSDASNQTLSENRANAVQDYLLTRQVAPERLQAYGRGETQPRASNDTEAGRSQNRRVEILIEPVVQN